A section of the Leptotrichia sp. HSP-342 genome encodes:
- a CDS encoding transposase — translation MNQKSSTIRKLLLCHSNRIKKVGMKMFIQFRNTVYSYLPHTDIIADKYHVIR, via the coding sequence TTGAACCAGAAATCATCAACTATAAGAAAATTACTGCTCTGTCATTCAAACAGAATAAAGAAAGTTGGAATGAAAATGTTCATACAGTTTAGAAATACAGTATACTCCTATCTTCCACATACTGATATTATAGCAGACAAGTATCATGTCATAAGGTAG
- the pgsA gene encoding CDP-diacylglycerol--glycerol-3-phosphate 3-phosphatidyltransferase encodes MNLPNKLAILRIILVIPFVIFLSLALEVSDNTAVSVTMRVFATIIFVGASITDYYDGKIARKYNLITNLGKLLDPLADKILVISALVTLAKFSQISLWFVIVIIFRELMITGLRSIVAAEGVVIAAESLGKWKTATQMVALTLIILIPFSFTINNILLLIPLILTIVSGVEYVVKCKNVLNK; translated from the coding sequence ATGAATTTACCTAATAAATTAGCCATATTAAGAATAATTCTAGTTATACCATTTGTCATTTTTTTAAGTTTAGCTTTGGAAGTTTCAGATAATACAGCAGTTTCTGTGACGATGAGAGTATTTGCAACGATTATCTTTGTAGGAGCGTCTATAACAGATTATTATGATGGGAAAATTGCAAGAAAATATAACTTGATTACAAATTTAGGAAAACTGCTAGATCCTTTAGCAGATAAAATTCTTGTTATTTCGGCTTTAGTGACACTTGCAAAATTTAGTCAGATTAGCCTATGGTTTGTGATAGTTATAATATTTAGAGAATTAATGATAACAGGGCTTCGTTCAATTGTAGCAGCTGAAGGGGTTGTTATTGCAGCAGAAAGTCTTGGAAAGTGGAAGACTGCGACTCAGATGGTAGCACTTACATTAATAATTTTAATACCTTTCAGTTTTACAATAAATAATATTTTATTACTTATTCCACTTATATTAACAATAGTCTCAGGAGTTGAATATGTTGTAAAATGTAAAAATGTTCTAAATAAATAA
- the pykF gene encoding pyruvate kinase PykF: MKMTKVVCTIGPKTESVEMLTKLVESGMNVMRLNFSHGDFEEHGARIKNIREVMKKTGKEIGILLDTKGPEIRTGKLEGGKDVLLETGKKVTITTDYSFVGNAEKFAVSYPGIVDDLYEGTTVLLDDGLVGLKVESVDKAAGEVHCVITNTGELGETKGVNLPDVSVGLPALAEKDIADLKFGCEQGVDFVAASFIRKASDVAEVRKVLDDNGGKNIQIISKIESQEGVDNFDEILELSDAIMVARGDLGVEVPAEEVPFMQKMMIRKCNKVGKPVITATQMLDSMIRNPRPTRAEAGDVANAILDGTDAVMLSGESAKGKYPVEAVKMMATISKRTDEFKKFKTVETPDGSEISVTEAISSGAVSTSHALDAKLIVCWTKTGRAPRMIRKYGPTVPIIALTDNEQTARQLALVRGVRAYVAKGLDKTDDFFTKAREIAANHEEANKGDLVVMVTGISKEGTTNTFRVERVGE; the protein is encoded by the coding sequence ATTAAAATGACTAAAGTTGTTTGTACCATTGGTCCAAAAACTGAAAGTGTTGAAATGTTGACAAAATTAGTAGAAAGCGGAATGAACGTAATGAGATTAAACTTTTCTCATGGTGATTTTGAAGAACATGGAGCAAGAATTAAAAATATTAGAGAAGTAATGAAAAAAACAGGTAAGGAAATAGGAATTTTATTAGATACTAAAGGGCCTGAAATCAGAACTGGAAAATTAGAAGGTGGAAAAGACGTATTATTAGAAACTGGTAAAAAAGTAACTATTACTACTGACTACTCTTTCGTTGGAAATGCTGAAAAATTTGCAGTTTCTTATCCTGGAATTGTTGATGACTTGTATGAAGGAACAACAGTATTATTAGATGACGGTTTAGTTGGATTAAAAGTTGAAAGTGTTGATAAAGCAGCTGGAGAAGTTCATTGTGTTATTACAAATACTGGAGAATTAGGAGAAACTAAAGGTGTAAACTTGCCGGATGTTTCAGTTGGATTGCCAGCATTAGCTGAAAAAGATATTGCTGACTTGAAATTTGGTTGTGAACAAGGTGTTGACTTTGTAGCAGCTTCATTCATAAGAAAAGCATCTGACGTTGCTGAAGTAAGAAAAGTCTTAGATGACAATGGTGGAAAAAATATTCAAATTATTTCAAAAATTGAAAGCCAAGAAGGTGTTGATAACTTTGATGAAATCTTGGAATTAAGTGATGCAATCATGGTTGCCAGAGGAGATTTAGGAGTAGAAGTACCTGCTGAAGAAGTTCCATTTATGCAAAAAATGATGATTAGAAAATGTAACAAAGTTGGAAAACCAGTTATTACAGCAACACAAATGTTAGATTCAATGATCAGAAACCCACGTCCTACAAGAGCGGAAGCAGGAGATGTTGCTAACGCTATTTTGGATGGTACAGATGCAGTTATGCTATCAGGAGAATCTGCAAAAGGTAAATATCCGGTAGAAGCTGTTAAAATGATGGCTACTATTTCAAAAAGAACAGATGAATTCAAGAAATTTAAAACAGTTGAAACTCCAGATGGATCAGAAATTTCTGTTACAGAAGCAATTTCAAGTGGTGCAGTAAGTACTTCTCATGCATTAGATGCTAAATTAATTGTATGTTGGACAAAAACTGGTAGAGCGCCAAGAATGATTAGAAAATATGGACCAACTGTACCAATTATCGCTTTAACTGACAACGAACAAACTGCAAGACAGTTGGCATTAGTGAGAGGAGTTAGAGCTTACGTAGCAAAAGGATTAGATAAAACAGATGATTTCTTCACAAAAGCAAGAGAAATTGCAGCTAACCATGAAGAAGCTAACAAAGGTGATTTAGTAGTAATGGTAACTGGAATTTCTAAAGAAGGAACAACTAATACATTCAGAGTAGAAAGAGTTGGAGAATAA
- a CDS encoding YggT family protein, whose product MILDIVIAVILKLFDLYALLILVNILGTWIDPYNQIGLFQWVRKVTEPYLRMFKIIIPIGSMNLDISAMLGLMILELIKEIFVRTVLLGSF is encoded by the coding sequence GTGATTTTGGATATTGTTATAGCAGTGATATTAAAACTGTTTGATTTATATGCTCTTCTTATTTTAGTAAATATTTTGGGAACTTGGATTGATCCATATAATCAAATAGGACTTTTTCAATGGGTAAGAAAAGTTACAGAGCCATATTTACGGATGTTTAAAATAATAATTCCGATTGGAAGTATGAATCTTGATATTTCGGCAATGCTAGGATTAATGATTTTGGAATTGATAAAAGAAATTTTTGTAAGAACCGTTTTGTTAGGCTCATTTTAA
- a CDS encoding DUF4272 domain-containing protein, which produces MGLWNLFKKKKKVQSGVCFSNEKSSIELVKSFLETYADEISRVSTEDGNKLTEKTRKFYFELNDGRKITVVVNPDRNFLLKEKIGIEIFLEKLNLESFRNLSEEELTKYNKLFVTVEAVDKEEMKDEEKLLAKTVNFLGKFHKFIIQKRLNHYHFGNRKMVQNPEKWEVSDFIPPLSEKMFTEYNLEITNNDIERKNKNIDRIKQNSFPYNENMEVNISETNVQICKKWDIIRRIVAIVMIRLAAETYLEKKENGQKELKAIIDIFEKKYEFKQILSEREKNYLENPSDDKELNLEFYFMLETAKMLLWVLSLIDIEFEDFNTFCDVSMFIDGLKYEKLKSFARKCEIRSKNKILDMLDYTYRLNWANVEIKLEGYDRIVNESIVYFSRLALEWVVQDGKNMEEIIIHT; this is translated from the coding sequence ATGGGTTTATGGAATCTTTTTAAGAAAAAGAAAAAAGTGCAGTCAGGTGTCTGTTTTTCAAATGAAAAATCCTCTATAGAGCTTGTAAAAAGTTTTTTAGAAACTTATGCAGATGAAATTAGCAGAGTTTCAACAGAAGATGGGAATAAATTGACTGAAAAAACGAGGAAATTTTATTTTGAGCTAAATGATGGAAGAAAAATAACGGTAGTCGTAAATCCAGATAGAAATTTTCTCTTAAAAGAAAAAATAGGAATAGAAATCTTTTTAGAAAAACTGAATTTAGAAAGTTTTAGAAATCTAAGTGAAGAAGAGCTTACTAAATATAACAAACTATTTGTAACTGTAGAGGCTGTTGATAAGGAAGAAATGAAAGATGAAGAAAAATTATTGGCTAAAACCGTAAATTTTCTAGGAAAATTTCATAAATTTATTATACAAAAGAGATTGAATCATTATCACTTTGGCAATAGAAAGATGGTTCAAAATCCTGAAAAATGGGAAGTTTCAGATTTTATTCCGCCACTTTCAGAAAAAATGTTCACTGAATATAATTTAGAAATAACAAACAATGATATTGAAAGAAAGAATAAAAATATAGACAGAATAAAACAGAACAGTTTTCCGTATAATGAAAATATGGAAGTAAACATATCAGAAACAAATGTGCAGATATGTAAAAAGTGGGATATCATAAGAAGAATAGTGGCAATAGTGATGATACGTCTTGCCGCTGAAACTTATCTTGAAAAAAAAGAAAATGGACAAAAAGAATTAAAAGCAATTATTGATATTTTTGAAAAAAAATACGAGTTTAAGCAAATTTTATCAGAGCGTGAAAAAAATTATCTGGAAAATCCATCAGATGACAAGGAATTAAACTTGGAATTTTATTTTATGTTAGAAACTGCAAAAATGCTGTTATGGGTATTATCGCTTATTGATATTGAATTTGAAGATTTTAATACATTTTGTGATGTTTCTATGTTTATAGATGGATTAAAATACGAAAAACTAAAATCTTTTGCAAGAAAGTGTGAGATACGCTCAAAAAATAAGATTTTAGATATGCTAGACTATACATATAGGTTAAACTGGGCAAATGTTGAGATAAAACTAGAAGGGTATGATAGAATTGTAAATGAGAGTATTGTGTATTTTAGCAGGCTTGCTTTGGAATGGGTAGTTCAAGATGGAAAAAATATGGAAGAAATTATAATCCACACATAA
- the pfkA gene encoding 6-phosphofructokinase: protein MKKIAILTSGGDSQGMNTAIRAVTKAAINKGMEVYGIRRGYKGMLEDQIFPLTLLDVSGIADKGGTILLSARLPEFKDPEVRAKAAANLKKYGIDGLVVIGGDGSFHGAHYLYEEHGIKTIGIPGTIDNDVAGTDYTVGYDTALNIILDAISKLKDTATSHERTYLVEVMGRNCGDLALYSAIAGGASGVMIPEAQSSIDKIAEVIKKRRAEGKLYDIIVVAEGVGNIMDIKNELAKKVDTNIRVTILGHIQRGGAPTAFDRILATRLGVRAVELIEEGKGGLMVGIQSEEVTTHKLSYAWENYSKASASDYAIANMLSL, encoded by the coding sequence ATGAAGAAAATCGCAATCTTAACAAGTGGAGGAGATTCACAGGGGATGAATACAGCGATAAGAGCTGTCACTAAAGCTGCTATAAACAAAGGAATGGAAGTTTATGGTATAAGAAGAGGATACAAAGGAATGCTTGAAGATCAGATTTTTCCATTGACATTGTTAGATGTAAGCGGAATTGCTGATAAAGGAGGAACAATTTTATTATCAGCAAGATTGCCAGAATTTAAGGATCCTGAAGTTAGAGCAAAAGCGGCGGCTAATTTAAAAAAATATGGAATTGACGGATTAGTTGTAATCGGTGGAGATGGATCATTTCATGGAGCACACTATTTGTATGAGGAACATGGTATTAAAACAATTGGAATACCTGGAACAATTGATAATGACGTAGCGGGAACTGACTATACAGTTGGTTATGATACAGCATTAAATATAATTTTAGATGCTATTTCTAAATTAAAAGATACAGCAACTTCACACGAAAGAACATACTTAGTTGAAGTAATGGGAAGAAACTGTGGAGATTTAGCTCTTTATTCTGCAATAGCAGGAGGAGCAAGTGGAGTAATGATCCCAGAAGCTCAAAGTTCTATCGATAAAATAGCCGAAGTAATCAAAAAAAGACGTGCAGAAGGTAAATTGTACGATATAATCGTAGTTGCAGAAGGTGTTGGAAATATTATGGATATTAAGAATGAATTAGCTAAAAAAGTTGATACAAATATAAGAGTTACAATCTTAGGACATATTCAAAGAGGTGGAGCACCAACAGCATTTGACAGAATATTAGCAACAAGATTAGGAGTAAGAGCGGTTGAGCTTATCGAAGAAGGAAAAGGTGGATTAATGGTTGGAATTCAAAGTGAAGAGGTAACAACTCATAAATTATCTTACGCTTGGGAAAACTATTCTAAAGCATCTGCTTCTGATTATGCAATAGCAAATATGTTATCATTATAA
- the pnp gene encoding polyribonucleotide nucleotidyltransferase → MFEEKIYGFNLGNQKIKISTGKIARQAGGSVVVQCGGTVLLVTATRSKDVREGQDFFPLTVDYIEKFYASGKFPGGFIKRETKPGTDEILISRLIDRPIRPLFPEGFLNAVHIVVTVLSYDEVNYPENLATIGVSTALGLSDIPFAGTVAGVTVGYINGEYILNPTGEQLLESKIQLSVAGTKDAVTMVEAGAKEVSEEVMLEAIMFGHERIKEICVEQDKFLAQFEIQKYEFEKKEVDFEIKEFIDSFENEVEKAIMTPGKLEKYEAIDNLEIELFEKYVQKLENEDKEIDENLEKEFKKYYRDVEKRLVRDAILYKQYRADGRQTTEIRPIDVEIDTLPVPHGSALFTRGETQALVVATLGSKEDEQIIDGMEDETRKKFFLHYNFPPYSVGEAGFMRAPGRRELGHGNLAERALKYVMPDTEKFPYTVRLISEITESNGSSSQASICGGSLALMAAGVPIKSTVAGIAMGLIKEGDTFTVLTDIQGLEDHLGDMDFKVAGTKNGITAIQMDIKIEGITREIMEIALRQALEGRLFIIDKMEAVISEPRAQVAENAPKIEIIKINPDKIAGLIGPGGKVIRAIIDETGVSIDIEDDGTVSIFGKESENMKKALELVKRQTQSVELNEIYEGKVTKLMKFGAFVEVLPGKEGLLHISEISNKRVEKTEDALKEGQNVRVKVISMESEDKFNLSMKALQQQ, encoded by the coding sequence ATGTTTGAAGAGAAAATTTATGGTTTTAATTTAGGAAACCAGAAAATTAAAATAAGTACAGGGAAAATTGCACGTCAAGCTGGGGGATCTGTTGTTGTTCAATGTGGAGGAACAGTACTTTTGGTTACAGCGACTAGAAGTAAGGATGTTAGGGAAGGACAAGATTTTTTCCCTTTAACAGTTGATTATATCGAAAAATTTTATGCATCTGGAAAATTTCCAGGCGGATTTATAAAAAGGGAAACTAAGCCAGGAACTGATGAAATTTTGATTTCAAGATTGATTGACAGACCAATTAGACCTTTATTTCCAGAAGGATTTTTGAATGCAGTACACATTGTAGTTACGGTGCTTTCATATGATGAAGTGAATTATCCTGAAAATCTTGCTACAATTGGAGTTTCTACTGCTTTAGGATTATCAGATATTCCATTTGCAGGAACTGTGGCTGGAGTTACAGTTGGATACATTAATGGAGAATACATCTTAAATCCAACAGGAGAACAATTATTAGAAAGTAAAATTCAATTGTCAGTCGCAGGGACAAAAGACGCTGTAACAATGGTAGAGGCTGGAGCTAAGGAAGTTTCTGAGGAAGTTATGCTGGAAGCGATTATGTTTGGGCATGAAAGAATTAAGGAAATTTGTGTTGAACAGGATAAATTCCTTGCACAATTTGAAATTCAGAAATATGAATTTGAGAAAAAGGAAGTAGATTTTGAAATCAAGGAATTTATTGACAGTTTTGAAAATGAAGTTGAAAAGGCTATAATGACACCAGGTAAACTCGAAAAATATGAAGCGATTGATAACTTAGAAATAGAACTTTTTGAAAAATATGTTCAAAAACTTGAAAATGAAGATAAAGAAATTGATGAAAATCTTGAAAAAGAATTTAAGAAATATTATAGAGATGTGGAAAAAAGACTTGTCAGAGATGCTATTTTATACAAGCAATACCGTGCTGACGGGCGTCAAACTACTGAAATCCGTCCAATTGATGTGGAAATAGATACACTTCCAGTGCCGCATGGTTCTGCATTGTTCACACGTGGAGAAACTCAGGCATTAGTTGTTGCAACACTTGGAAGTAAGGAAGATGAGCAAATTATCGACGGAATGGAAGATGAAACACGTAAAAAATTCTTCCTGCACTATAATTTCCCGCCATATTCAGTTGGAGAAGCAGGATTTATGAGAGCACCAGGAAGACGTGAGCTAGGACACGGAAATTTGGCTGAAAGAGCATTAAAATATGTTATGCCAGATACAGAAAAATTCCCATATACAGTAAGACTTATTTCTGAAATTACAGAATCAAATGGTTCATCATCACAGGCTTCAATTTGTGGAGGGTCTCTTGCATTAATGGCAGCTGGAGTACCAATAAAATCTACAGTTGCAGGAATTGCAATGGGTCTTATAAAAGAAGGAGATACATTTACTGTACTTACTGATATTCAAGGGCTTGAAGATCATCTTGGAGATATGGACTTTAAAGTTGCAGGTACGAAAAATGGAATTACTGCAATTCAAATGGATATAAAAATTGAAGGAATTACAAGAGAAATAATGGAAATCGCTTTAAGACAGGCATTAGAAGGAAGATTGTTCATCATTGATAAGATGGAGGCAGTAATTAGTGAGCCAAGAGCACAAGTTGCTGAAAATGCACCAAAAATTGAGATTATTAAAATTAATCCTGATAAAATTGCTGGGCTTATTGGTCCAGGAGGAAAAGTTATTAGAGCAATTATTGATGAAACTGGAGTTTCGATAGACATTGAAGACGACGGAACTGTTTCGATTTTCGGAAAAGAATCTGAAAATATGAAAAAAGCTTTAGAACTTGTTAAAAGACAAACTCAGTCAGTTGAGTTAAATGAAATTTATGAAGGAAAAGTTACAAAACTGATGAAATTTGGTGCATTTGTGGAAGTGTTGCCAGGAAAAGAAGGACTTTTACATATTTCTGAAATTAGCAATAAGAGAGTGGAAAAAACTGAAGATGCTTTAAAAGAAGGGCAAAATGTCAGAGTCAAGGTAATTTCAATGGAAAGTGAAGATAAATTTAACTTAAGCATGAAGGCATTGCAGCAGCAATAA
- the recR gene encoding recombination mediator RecR produces the protein MKKLDDLIDVFAKLPGIGRKSAARIAFDVLDRSKADIDRMLEIIKDSHANIKHCEICGNLSENDICEICANEKRDKEVICVVEGVRDVIAFEKSETYNGLYHVLGGKIDPLNGVTIEDLNLRKLINRINGDVKEVILALNPDLEGETTSLYLTKFLKEKNVKISKIASGIPMGGNIEYTDMATLGRSLEGRVNVDDLD, from the coding sequence GTGAAAAAACTTGATGATTTGATAGATGTTTTTGCAAAATTGCCAGGAATTGGTAGAAAAAGTGCAGCTAGAATTGCATTTGATGTACTTGATAGAAGTAAAGCTGATATTGATAGAATGCTTGAAATAATAAAAGATTCACATGCTAATATTAAACATTGTGAAATTTGCGGAAACTTATCTGAAAACGATATTTGTGAAATTTGTGCCAATGAGAAAAGGGACAAGGAAGTGATATGCGTTGTTGAAGGAGTGCGAGATGTAATTGCATTTGAAAAGTCTGAAACTTATAATGGACTTTATCACGTGCTTGGTGGAAAAATTGATCCACTAAATGGAGTTACAATTGAAGATTTGAATTTAAGAAAGCTAATAAATAGGATAAATGGAGATGTAAAGGAAGTTATACTGGCTTTAAATCCTGACTTGGAAGGTGAAACTACAAGCCTATATTTGACAAAATTCCTGAAAGAAAAAAATGTCAAGATTTCTAAAATCGCCAGTGGAATTCCAATGGGTGGAAATATTGAATACACGGATATGGCGACGCTGGGGAGATCGCTTGAGGGTAGAGTTAATGTAGATGATTTAGATTAA
- a CDS encoding transposase family protein, which produces MADEKDLRILNASFSHGSVHDFRLFCRGRVYFSKDVLLIADKGYIGIDKIHVNSLVPKKSTKKHKLTKKDRKYNSIISRRRIYIEHVNRHITKFRIVSTRYRNKRRKFALRFSLICAIYNFQL; this is translated from the coding sequence GTGGCAGACGAAAAGGATTTAAGGATACTCAACGCCTCGTTTTCACACGGGAGCGTTCATGACTTCAGGCTGTTCTGTAGAGGTCGTGTGTATTTTTCAAAAGATGTCCTTTTAATTGCCGACAAGGGATACATAGGCATAGATAAGATACACGTCAACAGCTTGGTGCCTAAAAAATCGACAAAAAAGCATAAATTAACTAAAAAGGATAGAAAATACAATTCAATTATTTCAAGACGTAGAATTTACATAGAACATGTGAACAGGCATATCACGAAATTTAGGATAGTGTCTACACGATATAGAAACAAGAGAAGAAAATTTGCCCTGAGATTTTCGTTAATTTGTGCAATTTATAATTTTCAACTATAG